A single region of the Streptomyces virginiae genome encodes:
- a CDS encoding ABC transporter substrate-binding protein, with protein sequence MSVPRRTRRPARALAALTAAAACLGLLTACGGEDSTAAKDKPAAAGADASAAFPVSLTNAWGRTEVKKKPVKVATVSDGDTAIALALGIVPVITPDVEDGAKVPEYKQRAIDKLGAGKLKTYDDTDGTAYEAIAAEAPDIILGMNTWEMDADYAKLQPIAPVVTFTDKAHADTLTWQDRLKTAAKALGLSAKADEVIAANEKATTDAAAAHPEFKGKTYTYTVVHPEQVSFMSYADQDPGVFEKLGFTKTDKAKNYAPNKNAVSLENLDQLDADVLLVTYPFGDRGVISATELESNKLFQSLNAVKTKHFTVIPSENSLSSAIAYPDALSAPWVVEQLTPLLAKAVAGQ encoded by the coding sequence ATGTCCGTTCCGCGCAGAACGCGCCGCCCCGCCCGCGCCCTCGCCGCCCTCACCGCGGCCGCCGCCTGCCTCGGCCTGCTCACCGCGTGCGGCGGCGAGGACTCGACCGCCGCCAAGGACAAGCCGGCCGCCGCCGGCGCCGACGCGTCCGCCGCCTTCCCCGTCTCCCTCACCAACGCGTGGGGCAGGACCGAGGTCAAGAAGAAGCCGGTGAAGGTCGCCACCGTCTCCGACGGCGACACCGCCATCGCGCTGGCCCTCGGCATCGTCCCGGTCATCACCCCGGACGTCGAGGACGGCGCCAAGGTGCCCGAGTACAAGCAGCGCGCCATCGACAAGCTCGGCGCCGGCAAGCTGAAGACGTACGACGACACCGACGGCACCGCCTACGAGGCCATCGCGGCCGAGGCTCCCGACATCATCCTCGGCATGAACACCTGGGAGATGGACGCGGACTACGCCAAGCTGCAGCCCATCGCCCCGGTGGTCACCTTCACCGACAAGGCGCACGCCGACACCCTGACCTGGCAGGACCGGCTGAAGACCGCCGCGAAGGCCCTGGGCCTGAGCGCCAAGGCGGACGAGGTCATCGCCGCGAACGAGAAGGCCACGACGGACGCCGCCGCCGCGCACCCCGAGTTCAAGGGCAAGACGTACACCTACACGGTCGTCCACCCCGAGCAGGTCAGCTTCATGTCCTACGCCGACCAGGACCCGGGCGTCTTCGAGAAGCTCGGCTTCACCAAGACCGACAAGGCGAAGAACTACGCGCCGAACAAGAACGCGGTGAGCCTGGAGAACCTCGACCAGCTCGACGCCGACGTCCTCCTGGTCACCTACCCCTTCGGCGACCGCGGTGTGATCAGCGCGACCGAGCTGGAGTCCAACAAGCTCTTCCAGTCGCTGAACGCGGTGAAGACCAAGCACTTCACGGTCATCCCCTCGGAGAACTCCCTCTCCTCGGCCATCGCCTACCCGGACGCGCTGAGCGCCCCGTGGGTGGTCGAGCAGCTCACCCCGCTCCTCGCGAAGGCCGTCGCCGGCCAGTAG